In Nocardia sp. NBC_00403, one DNA window encodes the following:
- a CDS encoding Imm8 family immunity protein, translated as MKAELKGIYSPDADLTDGSAELSVDTLLVQLMIGPENAPGEESFDVIVCTPEGHARASDSRGSEAKEYTLILDRIDIALVRRYVDDFLRDLERPTWEELATEISRIGKWEFQDYRRGPGESG; from the coding sequence ATGAAAGCCGAACTCAAAGGAATCTACAGCCCGGACGCCGATCTCACCGACGGCAGTGCCGAGCTCTCAGTCGATACCCTGTTGGTGCAGTTGATGATCGGCCCGGAGAACGCACCGGGAGAAGAGTCGTTCGATGTCATCGTCTGCACGCCCGAGGGGCACGCGCGGGCCAGTGACTCGCGCGGTTCCGAGGCGAAGGAATACACACTGATCCTCGACCGTATTGATATCGCACTGGTTCGCCGATACGTCGATGACTTCCTTCGGGATCTCGAACGCCCCACTTGGGAAGAATTGGCCACGGAAATCAGCCGGATCGGCAAATGGGAATTCCAGGATTACCGCCGTGGTCCGGGCGAGAGCGGGTAG
- a CDS encoding MBL fold metallo-hydrolase, whose protein sequence is MQITSVGHAGFHIRTAAGSILCDPWVNPAYFGSWFPFPDNTQLDWDELGNCDFLYVSHLHRDHFDAVTLAQHVNKDATVLLPDYPVPDLKRELELLGFTKFFETEDSVKHTITGPGGELDIMIIALRAPADGPIGDSGIIVSDGVTTCFNMNDARPVDMDVLHDAFGRIDIHLLQYSGAIWYPMVYDIPSRTKSNFGKQKRQRGMDRCRSYIEQVGATWVVPSAGPPVFLDDELRYLNDDRGDEGNIFPDQMVFLEQMRIHGNEGGLLMIPGSVADVRGSELELTHPFEPGLIYDNKAEYIEQMAQRLAPVLAAEKASWSPATGEPLLEPLQALFEPIMAQSDLICDGIGYPVGLVIGDETVVLDFPKRVVRGPVDGEGKYRYGFRIAPELVRTVLRDNEPDWVNTIFLSTRFQAWRIGGYNEFLYTFFKCLTDERIAYADGWFAEAHDDSASTELDGWEVQRRCPHLKADLSKFGVVEGNTLLCNLHGWQWDLESGRCKTSKGHELRSRKLA, encoded by the coding sequence GTGCAGATCACCAGCGTCGGACACGCCGGATTCCATATTCGCACCGCGGCCGGGTCGATCCTTTGCGATCCCTGGGTCAACCCCGCCTACTTCGGTTCGTGGTTCCCGTTCCCCGACAACACCCAGCTCGACTGGGACGAGCTGGGCAATTGCGACTTCCTGTACGTCTCGCACCTGCATCGCGACCACTTCGACGCCGTCACGCTGGCCCAGCACGTCAACAAGGACGCGACCGTGCTGCTGCCGGACTACCCGGTGCCGGATCTGAAGCGCGAACTGGAGCTGCTCGGTTTCACCAAGTTCTTCGAGACCGAGGACTCGGTCAAGCACACGATCACCGGTCCGGGCGGCGAGCTGGACATCATGATCATCGCGTTGCGCGCGCCGGCAGACGGACCGATCGGCGACTCCGGGATTATCGTCTCAGACGGCGTGACCACCTGTTTCAACATGAACGACGCCCGGCCGGTCGACATGGATGTGCTGCACGACGCATTCGGCCGGATCGACATTCATCTGCTGCAGTACTCGGGCGCCATCTGGTACCCGATGGTCTACGACATCCCGAGCCGCACCAAGTCGAACTTCGGCAAGCAGAAACGACAGCGCGGCATGGACCGGTGCCGCAGCTATATCGAGCAGGTCGGCGCCACCTGGGTGGTGCCGTCGGCGGGGCCGCCGGTGTTCCTCGACGACGAACTGCGCTATCTCAACGACGACCGCGGCGACGAAGGCAATATCTTCCCGGACCAGATGGTGTTCCTGGAACAGATGCGCATCCACGGCAACGAGGGCGGGCTGTTGATGATCCCCGGCTCGGTCGCCGATGTGCGTGGTTCCGAGCTGGAGTTGACCCATCCGTTCGAACCGGGCCTGATCTACGACAACAAGGCCGAATACATCGAACAGATGGCGCAGCGTCTCGCGCCGGTGCTGGCCGCGGAGAAGGCGAGCTGGTCACCGGCGACCGGCGAGCCGCTGCTGGAGCCGTTGCAGGCCCTGTTCGAGCCGATCATGGCGCAGAGCGACCTGATTTGCGACGGCATCGGCTACCCCGTGGGGCTCGTCATCGGGGACGAGACCGTGGTGCTGGACTTCCCCAAGCGCGTGGTGCGCGGTCCGGTCGACGGCGAGGGCAAGTATCGCTACGGCTTCCGCATCGCCCCGGAATTGGTGCGCACGGTGTTGCGCGACAACGAGCCGGACTGGGTGAATACCATCTTCCTGTCCACCCGATTCCAGGCGTGGCGCATCGGCGGGTACAACGAATTCCTTTATACGTTCTTCAAATGCCTGACCGACGAGCGCATCGCCTATGCCGACGGCTGGTTCGCCGAGGCGCACGACGATTCCGCGTCCACCGAACTCGACGGCTGGGAAGTGCAGCGGCGCTGCCCGCACCTCAAGGCCGACCTTTCGAAATTCGGAGTCGTCGAGGGTAATACGCTCCTGTGCAATTTGCACGGGTGGCAGTGGGATCTGGAATCGGGTCGCTGCAAAACCTCCAAAGGTCACGAACTTCGTTCCCGCAAGTTGGCCTGA
- a CDS encoding YbaB/EbfC family nucleoid-associated protein, translating to MDQWERDGLRSTNSGIRNQVERILDTFTGQQAQLAAAYEQLAAVRASASSADGLVTVTVDGAGVLTDVRFAQQAFRSTPETLGRSVTEAAQEAARLANKQNEAITAPIAAGADAMPDLPDLLPGAPSLRDLRGPSRRDENDLGGSVVRADDGI from the coding sequence ATGGATCAATGGGAGCGCGATGGATTGCGCTCGACCAACTCCGGAATACGCAACCAGGTCGAACGCATCCTGGACACGTTCACCGGACAGCAAGCCCAGCTGGCCGCGGCCTACGAGCAGCTGGCCGCCGTGCGGGCGTCGGCGAGCTCGGCCGACGGTTTGGTGACCGTCACCGTCGATGGCGCGGGTGTCCTCACCGATGTGCGGTTTGCGCAGCAGGCATTTCGCAGCACCCCCGAGACCCTCGGCCGATCCGTGACCGAGGCGGCTCAGGAGGCGGCGCGGCTGGCGAACAAACAGAACGAGGCGATCACCGCCCCCATCGCCGCGGGCGCCGACGCGATGCCCGATCTACCCGACCTGCTGCCGGGTGCGCCCAGCCTCCGAGATCTCCGCGGACCTTCGCGGCGCGACGAGAATGACCTCGGCGGGTCGGTCGTAAGAGCGGATGACGGGATTTGA
- a CDS encoding lysophospholipid acyltransferase family protein produces MEPVYRTIVGLARTVFFVEGLKFTVKGEENIPARGGAVIAVNHTGYMDFTYAGLPVRTPKRYIRFMAKKEVFDNSISGPIMRALEHIPVDRSAGADSYQAAVEYLRKGELVGVYPEATISRSFEIKDFKSGAARMAIESDVPIIPIVIWGAHRVWTKGFPKRLGRTNTPISIAVGAPIQPYEPAADLTAQLRAAMQEMLLDLQRDYPHEPGAYWVPARLGGSAPTLEEADAMDAAEAEEKAARRAAKDSQ; encoded by the coding sequence GTGGAACCCGTCTACCGGACGATCGTCGGCCTGGCCCGTACCGTCTTCTTCGTCGAAGGTCTGAAATTCACCGTCAAGGGTGAGGAGAATATCCCTGCCCGGGGTGGTGCCGTAATCGCGGTCAACCACACCGGATATATGGACTTCACCTACGCCGGGCTTCCGGTGCGCACGCCTAAGCGCTACATCCGCTTCATGGCCAAGAAAGAGGTGTTCGACAACAGCATCTCCGGGCCGATCATGCGGGCGCTCGAGCACATTCCCGTGGACCGATCGGCGGGCGCCGATTCCTACCAAGCCGCGGTCGAGTACCTGCGCAAGGGCGAGCTGGTCGGCGTGTATCCCGAGGCGACCATCAGCCGCAGCTTCGAGATCAAGGACTTCAAGTCCGGCGCCGCGCGCATGGCGATCGAGTCGGATGTCCCGATCATCCCGATCGTCATCTGGGGTGCGCACCGAGTGTGGACCAAGGGCTTCCCGAAGCGCCTCGGCCGCACCAACACTCCGATCTCCATCGCGGTCGGCGCACCGATCCAGCCCTACGAGCCCGCGGCGGACCTCACCGCTCAGCTGCGTGCCGCCATGCAGGAAATGCTGCTCGATCTTCAGCGCGACTACCCGCACGAGCCGGGCGCCTACTGGGTTCCCGCCCGCCTCGGTGGCAGCGCGCCCACCCTGGAGGAAGCCGACGCCATGGATGCCGCGGAAGCCGAGGAGAAGGCGGCCCGCCGGGCGGCGAAGGATTCTCAGTAG
- a CDS encoding helix-turn-helix domain-containing protein → MTTTYPAHTLTDELIETTVAAPEPLRPWITELGHIPTVADVSLPFTHIPQVATTIVLRAEAAGHREAMVIGPQTRATYSKAEKPAGCVRLRLEPGATRQLLGVPATDLANRVFRLADFPGVAADLADELTRLAPEEVLPFLEDILPRHISEAPTERAHRTLLRTAVTAMSTAAPTPVHELATDLAVSERQLRNLFTAGVGISPKHYARIGRIRHILAHAAQPATTTGYYDQSRVKISPTSLARVAAENGYYDQSHMSADFKALMGVPPTRFFRGDLPAPAPCRQISGLARPA, encoded by the coding sequence GTGACCACCACGTATCCGGCGCACACGCTGACCGATGAGCTCATCGAGACCACGGTGGCAGCGCCCGAACCCTTGCGGCCGTGGATCACCGAGCTCGGACACATCCCGACCGTCGCCGACGTCTCGCTGCCCTTCACACATATTCCGCAGGTCGCGACGACCATTGTGCTGCGTGCCGAGGCGGCAGGCCACCGCGAGGCGATGGTCATCGGCCCGCAAACCAGGGCGACCTACTCCAAGGCCGAGAAGCCGGCCGGATGCGTGCGCCTTCGCCTCGAACCGGGAGCCACCCGTCAGTTGCTGGGCGTACCGGCCACCGACCTTGCGAACCGGGTGTTCCGGCTCGCCGACTTTCCCGGTGTCGCAGCCGATCTGGCCGACGAGCTGACGCGCCTTGCTCCCGAGGAGGTGCTGCCTTTCCTGGAAGACATCCTCCCCCGACACATCTCCGAAGCCCCGACCGAGCGCGCCCACCGGACCCTGCTGCGCACCGCCGTCACCGCCATGTCCACCGCCGCACCGACCCCGGTCCACGAACTGGCCACCGACCTGGCCGTGAGCGAACGCCAACTCCGCAACCTCTTCACCGCCGGTGTCGGCATCTCTCCCAAGCACTACGCCCGCATCGGCCGAATCCGCCACATCCTCGCCCACGCAGCCCAACCGGCCACCACCACCGGCTACTACGACCAGTCGAGGGTCAAGATTTCACCGACTTCATTGGCCCGGGTCGCGGCCGAAAACGGCTACTACGATCAATCCCATATGTCGGCGGACTTCAAAGCTCTGATGGGTGTACCGCCGACCAGGTTCTTCCGGGGGGACCTTCCCGCACCTGCACCGTGCCGCCAGATTTCAGGCCTGGCCAGACCAGCATGA
- a CDS encoding NAD(P)H-binding protein → MILITGATGTIGSEIVRQLAARGEQVRAVTRDPRRARLPAEVEVVRGDYTDTASMAAAMSGADAVFIVGVLGPDDAETDRALVATAKAAGVRRIVKLSAIGTGEPELGRVGTWHIPGENAARESGLEWTILRPSSFASNTLSWTQAIRSGQPVPNLTGPGSQGVIDPRDVAAVAAEALIAPGHSGRIYTLTGPDLLTGPDQAAVLAAVLGHPVESIDIPEDTAREHMLAAGMSAEFADGALAGQAYVRAGGNAVLTDDVHQVLGRAPRTYAEWATDHATAFSAVVNPVAQGSR, encoded by the coding sequence ATGATTCTTATTACCGGTGCCACCGGAACCATCGGCAGCGAAATCGTTCGTCAACTCGCGGCGCGCGGCGAGCAGGTTCGTGCCGTGACGCGAGACCCGCGACGAGCGCGGCTGCCCGCCGAAGTCGAGGTGGTGCGTGGCGACTACACCGATACCGCGTCGATGGCCGCGGCCATGTCGGGTGCGGACGCCGTTTTCATCGTTGGTGTGCTCGGACCGGACGACGCCGAAACCGACCGGGCATTGGTTGCCACCGCCAAGGCGGCCGGCGTCCGCAGGATCGTGAAACTGTCGGCCATCGGCACCGGCGAACCTGAACTCGGACGAGTCGGTACCTGGCACATTCCCGGTGAGAACGCCGCGCGCGAAAGCGGCCTCGAATGGACCATCCTCCGCCCGAGCTCTTTTGCCTCGAACACCCTGAGCTGGACCCAGGCGATCCGCTCCGGTCAGCCCGTGCCCAACCTGACCGGTCCGGGCAGCCAGGGCGTCATCGACCCACGCGATGTGGCGGCGGTGGCCGCCGAGGCGCTGATCGCACCCGGCCACTCGGGCCGCATCTACACCCTCACCGGCCCCGACCTACTCACCGGTCCGGACCAGGCCGCCGTGCTGGCCGCCGTCCTCGGCCACCCGGTGGAGTCCATCGACATCCCCGAAGACACCGCCCGCGAACACATGCTTGCCGCGGGCATGTCCGCGGAATTCGCCGATGGCGCCCTCGCCGGCCAGGCCTACGTCCGCGCAGGTGGCAACGCCGTTCTCACCGACGACGTCCATCAGGTCCTCGGTCGCGCCCCACGTACGTACGCCGAATGGGCCACCGACCACGCGACAGCGTTCAGTGCGGTGGTGAACCCGGTCGCTCAGGGATCTCGCTAG